A stretch of DNA from Acidimicrobiales bacterium:
TGACCCCGCGCAGCGCCGTGCTCGAGCCGGCGACCACACGTCCCCAGACCCGCTCGCCGTCCCCGCTGTCGAAGTCACGCACGACTGCCGCCTCGTCCCGGAGCAGCGTGCCCACGAAGGTGTCACGGTCCACGCTCGCCACGACGGCAGCGCGCTGGACGGGCCCGAGCCGGTCCGGCCGCAGCAGCAGTCCGACCCACCAACCTCCGGCCCTCGCCGATGACGCAGTGGACGCCGTGGCCGGCGGCGCGACCGACACGGAGACGCCCGACAGCGCCTCGAGCTGCCGCGTGCGCACGGTCGACGCGGGAGGCATCACCACGTCGAGCTCCCCCGTGGCCAGGAGCCGCCGGGCGATGACCACGTCGGGGACGAGGACGAGGCGCACCTCGTCGAGGAAGGGACGCCCGCCGTACCACCCTTCGTTGGCGGCCAGCACCGCTTCGAGGCCGGGGACGTACTGGCGGAGCACGAACGGGCCGCCGAACACGCCGGGTCGGGGAGCGGTCACCACGTCGGTCGCCGACCACAGTCGTCGCCAGCCAGGCAACGATTGGGTGAACCGGAGTGTCAGTACGCCGTCCGGACCCGGTCCGTCCACCCCTGCGACGAAGCGGCTGTCGGCCGAGCGACGCAGGTCGTCGGCCGTGATCGGTGAGCCGTCCGACCACGCCGCACCGGCCCGGAGCCGCAGCTGGGCCGAACGGCCGTCGGACCCGGTCTTGTCACTTCCCGGCACCACCAGCGACGGCATCCAGGTGCCGTCCGGTCCGGCCACGAAGAGCTGCGGAAGGACCAGGGCCCGCACGGCCGCGGCACCGAGCGTGGACCCGTCTGGATCGGGCTCACCCCATACCCCGACCCGCGCCGACCCGCCGCGCGGGTGTGCCGGAGCGGCACCGGTCGTCGGGACAGGGACCGCGCCCCGCGCCGGGGAGGACGACGAAGTGGAGGACGATGACGAGCCGGCGCTGCACGCGGATCCTGCGAGCGCAGCGGCCAGCAGCCACGCGCCGAGCACCGATCGCCGAGGTGTGGTGGTCATCGGTCCTCGGGTCAGCGGCCTGCGAGGCGGACCGCCGAGGCGTCGAAGGTGCCCATGCTCGTCACCACGAGGTCGCGCACGCGCCGGGACACCACCGATTGGAACTGGATCTGGGCGACGGGGATGACGGGCACGTCGCCCATGATCGCCTCCTCCGCCTCCCGGTACAGGCCGGCCCGCCGGACCCTGTCTCCCTCGCTGCGTGCGGCGGCCAGGAGCTCGTCGACATGGGTGTCGGCGAACCCGAAGAGATTGTTGCCCGAGTCGGAGCGGAAGAGCGGCCACAGAACGGCATCGGGCGACGGGTACGCCGCGATCCAACCGAGCCGGAACACCTCCTGGTCGCCCGACAGCACATGCCGGTCGTACTCCTCGGCGGGCGTCGCTCGCAGGGCGACGCGAATCCCGACGTCGGCCAGGCTTGCCTGCACGGCGCGGGCCATCGCCTCCTGAGTCGCATCGGCATCGAAGTCGAGGGACACCTCCGGGGGCGGCCCCGAGGCCGGCGGGAACGCCGCCGCCAGCAGCGCCTTGGCCCGCTCCGGGTCGTAATCGCAGGGACGGCACCCGCCCGACTCATGCCCGGGAACGCCGTCGAGCACCACCCCCGTCGCGGGCTCCGCGGTGCCGTGGTACACGGCTGCGACCAGCGCCCGCCGGTCGATGCCCGCCACGATGGCCTGCCGGAAACGCACGTCGGCCAGCTTCGGGCTCTTCAGGTTGAAGCCGTAGAACACCTCGGCCACATACGGCCGGAAGGCGTCGTCGCCGTACCGCCTGGCAGCGTCCTCTACCTCGTCTGGTGGAACCCGCGCCCAGTCCAGCCGCCCTCGAGTGAAGTCCGTGTACGCCGTCCGGACGTCGGCATAGCGCACGATGTCCACAACCCGGACGCCCGCCGATGATCTCGGCGAACGACGGAGCTCCAAGACGCCGTCCCGATCCGACACCACGCGGAAGGGTCCGCTGCCCACCGGCGCCTCGGCGAAGGGGGCGGCCGGGGGAGCAGCCTCCACGGCGTCCCTGGGAACGACCGACAGCAACGGGCTGGCGAGCACGCTGGCCAGCACGGCCACGGGCTCCTCCAGCGCGATCTCGACCACATCAGACGAAGGAGCGGTCACGCCCGCCAGGTCGGGGGCCCCGTTGCGGAAGGGGCCATAGCCGGCCACGGGCTGGAGCAGTTCGGCCCCGGGCGAACCCGACCCTCGGCGAGCGACCCGCTCGAACGAGTACTTCACGTCCGTGGCCGAGATCGTGCGCCCGTCGGCGAACAGGGCACCGGGTCGCAGGTGGAAGGTCCAGCGCCGCTGGTCGGGAGTGGTCTCCCACCGGGTCGCCAGGGACGGCACCGGCTCGAGGGTCCGGGGGTCGTAGGCCGTCAGCGAGTCGAAGAGCTGATCGGCCACCAGGGCCTGCTCGCTCGAGCGAGCCTGGGCCGGGTCGAGCGTTCCGAGCGGGCCGACCCCGATCCGAAGCGTCCCGCCGCCGTCACCGCCGTCGCCCCCGAGGCGGGACCGCGCCATCGGTCCGAGGACCACCACGGCCAGCAGGCCGACCCAGAGGATCCGCCGCATGCTCGGTCAGACGACCTCTTCGACCTCGGAGAAATGACAGGCCACGGGGTGGCCCTGGCCCCTGTCCACCAAGGCGGGCTCCTCGCTCGCGCAGATCTCCTGCGCCTTCCAGCAGCGGGTGCGGAATCGGCAGCCCGACGGCGGGTCGACGGTGCTGGGCAACTCCCCCTCGAGCACGATCCGTACCCGGGCTCGTTCGGCCACCGGGTCGGGCAGGGGGACGGCCGAGAGCAGGGCCTGGGTGTAGGGGTGCGACGGTCGCTTGTAGATGTCGTCGCGCGTGCCGGTCTCCATGATCTTGCCGAGGTACATCACCGCCACGCGATCGGAGATGTGGCGCACGACGGAGAGGTCGTGGGCGACGAAGAGGTAGGACACCCCGAGCCGCTCCTGAAGATCCTCGAGCAGGTTGACCACACCCGCCTGGATCGACACGTCGAGAGCGGACACGGGCTCGTCGAGGACGATCACCTTCGGCTCGAGGGCCAGGGCCCGGGCGATGCCGATGCGTTGGCGCTGCCCGCCGGAGAACTCGTGCGGATAGCGGTTGCCGTGCTCGGGGTTGAGCCCCACCAGCCGCAGCAGCTCGCGCGTCTCTGCTGACACGTTGGACCTCAGGCCGTGGATCTTGAGCGGCTCGGCGACGATCTCGTCCACGGTCATGCGGGGGTCGAGTGAGGCGTAGGGGTCCTGGAACACGATCTGAAGCTCACGACGCAGACGGCGCATCTGCTTCGGGCTCTGCGCCAGCAGGTCCAGATCGCCGAAGTGCACGGTCCCAGCCGTGGGTTCGTGGAGCCGGAGGATGCACCGGGCGATGGTGGACTTCCCCGACCCGGACTCCCCCACCAGCCCCAGCGTCTCGCCGGGGAACAGGTCGAACGAGACGCCGCACACAGCGTGGATGTCACCGATCCGGCGGCGGATGAGCTCGCCGGCGAAGACGGGGAAGTGCTTGACCAGGTCGCGCACGCGGACGATCGGCGCCCCGGTGCCGGGGGTCTCGACCGGTGCCGGGGAGGTCTGCCCGGCCGCCGGCGTGGTCTCCTCGGAGGCCGGGACCGGAGCGGGGACCGGGGCGCTCACCGGCTCGCCGGCTGCGGGTCGTGCAGCTCCTCGGCGTAGTGGCAGGCCGAGCGCTGGCCGAGCCCGCCCACGAACCGCAGCTCGGGTACCACCTCGCTGCACATCGGGCGCACGAAGCGGCAGCGCGGGTGGAACGGGCACCCGGAGGGCGGGTGCAACAGGCTGGGCGGTGCGCCCGTGATCGGGGTGAGCCGCTCCTTGCCCTCGGCGTCGAGGCGGGGCAGCGACTCGAGCAGGCCGAGGGTGTAGGGGTGCCTCGGCGCCAGGTACACGTCGTCCACCGCGCCCAGCTCCACGGCCCGCCCGGCGTACATGACGAGGACCCGGTCCGCCATACCGGCCACCACGCCCAGGTCATGCGTGATCAGGACGATGGCCGAGCGGGCCGCCGTCTGGGCCCGCTCCAGCACCTCCAGGATCTGCGCCTGGATGGTGACGTCGAGCGCCGTCGTCGGCTCGTCGGCGATGAGCACGTCGGGGTCGTTGGAGATCGCCATGGCGATCATGGCGCGTTGGCGCATGCCGCCAGAGAACTCGTGCGGGTATTGGTGGGCGCGCTGCGCCGGGTTGGCGATGCCGACGAGCTCGAGCAGCGCCACCGCCTTGGACGCCGCCTCCTTGGCGCTGACGTCGTGATGGACACGGATCGCCTCCGCGATCTGGTTGCCCACCGTGAAGACCGGATTGAGCGACGTGAGCGGGTCCTGGAACACCATGGCCACGTGGTTGCCGCGGTGGCGGCGGAGCTCCTTCTCCGCCACGCCGAGGATCTCCTGGCCCCGGAATCGCACCGAACCGGTGACCGTGGCCGTCTTCGGCAGCAGGCCCATCACCGCCATCATGGTGACGGACTTGCCGGAGCCCGACTCGCCGACGATGCCCACGATCTCCTCGGCGTCGACCGTGAAGCTCACGCCTCGAACGGCGTGCAGTGGCCCGTCGGGCGTGGCGAAGGTGACGTTGAGATCCTCGACGACGAGGACCGGCTGGGCTCCACTGCCCGGGACCGCTCCTTCCGTTCGGGGCGTCTCGGCCGGAAGACTCACGCCCGGATCCGCTTCTGCTGGGGGTCGATGGCGTCCCGCAGCCCGTCGCCGACGAAGTTGATGCACAGCGAGATCAGGACCAGGTACAGGCCGGGGAGGTAGAACAGCCACCATCGGGTGCGCGAGGCCACTGCGCCCTCGGCGACCAGGCGGCCCAGGGAAGTGTCCGGCTTGGCGATGCCGAACCCGAGGAACGACAGGGCCGTCTCGGTGATGATGGCGACGCCGATGAGGAGGGTGGCGTTGACGATGATGGGACCGAGGCTGTTCGGGACCAGGTGGCGCACGATGATGCGGCGGTCGGTTGCGCCGAGGGCGCGCGCCGCCTCCACGAACTCGCGCTCGCGCAGTGACAGGAAGATTCCGCGCACGACCCTGGCCAGCGGCATCCAGGCCAGGCCGGCGATGACGAACGACAGCGCCAGCCAGTTCCCGTTGTCGTCCCGGTACCGGGACGCCACGAGGAGCAGGACGGCGATGGTGGGGATGGTCAGGAACAGGTCGGTCAGCCGCATCAGGAGCGTCTCGATCCAACCGCGGTAGTACCCGGCCAGCGCGCCAACGAGCGCGCCGAACGTGGTCGACAGCGCAGCCACGAGGAACGCCACCATCAGCGACCGGCGTGCGCCGCGCAGCACCTGGGCGAAGGTGTCGTGGCCGATGGTGTCGGTGCCGAACCAGTGGTCCAGGGAGGGGGGAGACGAAAGGGCCGTCCTGCTCTGGTCCAAGTAGCTGTAGCGGGCGATTGAGCCCCCGAAGAACGACGCCAGCACCAGGATGAGCAGGATGATCGAGCTGGCCACGGCCAGCTTGTGGCGCAGGAACCGGCGCAGGACGCGCCTCGACTGGCTGGCCGCCTCGACGCCGAACTCGACCAGCTGGTCCGAGGAGGCCGGCTCAGGGGTGCCGACCGGTGCGGGAGCGATGTTGGCCATCAGGCACGCCTCGTTCGCGGGTCGAGGTAGCCGTAGAGCAGGTCGGCGACGAGGTTGAACACGACGACCAGCACCGCCGTCACGAGGAGCCATGCCTGGACCACGTTCACGTCCTTCACCTTGAGGGCATCGACGAGAAGGCGGCCCATGCCCGTCCACCCGAAGACGGTCTCGGTGATGACCGCCCCGCCGAGAATGGTGGCGAAGTCGATGGCGACGACGGTGACGACCGGGATGAGAGCATTGCGCAATGCGTGCCGGAAGAGGACACGCGTGCCCGCCAGACCCTTGGCGCGCGCGGTGCGGATGTAGTCGGCGTTGAGCACCTCCAGCATGCTGCCCCGGGTGAATCGGCTCCACGAGGCCATCGAGATCAGGATCAAGGTGAGGCTGGGCAGCAGCACGTGGCCGAGACGGTCGGCCTGCACGTTGAGGAAGCTGCCACCGAGGTCGGGCGTCTGTTCGCCGACGACGAAGAACAGCCGGCGCCCGAGGGCCAGGTTCATTCGGATGCCGATGTCGCGCAGCAGCGCGGCGAGCCAGAACACGGGCATGGAGAAGAACACGAACGAGAAGAACGTGGCCGTGTAGTCGAACTTGGAGTACTGCTTCACTGCCCCGACGGCCCCGATGGCGACGGCGAGGAGGACGGCCACGATGGTGGCGAACAGCACCAGCCGCATCGTCACGCCCAGCCGGCGCCAGAGCAGGGGCCGGACCTCCTCGTTGGTCGCCGACGACCGTCCCAGGTCGCCCCTGGCCACCCCGGTCACCCAATCCGCATAGCGCTCGAGGACGGGCTTGTCGAGGCCCAGTTGCTTCTCCCGCACACGGATGGTGGCCTCGGAGACGCCGGGGCGAAGCTTCAGATCACCGAGTGGGTCACCGCCGGCGGTGGCGACCAGCATGAACACGATGAAACTGGACGCGATGACCACCGGTATGGACACCGCCAGCCGGCGCAGGGTGAATGCGAGCACTCGTCAGCCAGTATGCACGGCCCGGCGCGCTGTGGCGCGCGCCGGGCCATTCATACCACTTGCGCCTTTTACTCGGCTGCTGCCTTGAAGCCCCAGTTCAACGAGTTCCAGAACGGGCCCTCGGTGCTGGTGTTGTCCGAGATGTTGGCGTACTTGTCGCTGTAGGCCAGAAGCCCGACCGGCTTCTGGAACAGCGGGATGCTGGCCAGGCCCTCCCAGATCAGCTCGTCGACCTTGTTGAGCTGATCGGCGCGGTCGCCCTCGTCGAGGATGGTGGCTGCCTTCTTGATGGCGGCGTCGACCTCCGGGCTCGAGAACTTGCCGAAGTTCGAGTCGCTGGTGGACTCGTACTCCTGCTGGGCGCCACTCACCTCGTACGGCGTACCGACCCAGGCGAAGATGAAGAGGTCGAAGTCGCCCTTGGAACCGATGCCGCCGATGGTGTCGGGGTCACCGAAGTTGGCGATCTTGATCTCGATGCCGACCTCCTTGAGATCGGCCTGCATGAGCTCCTCCATCTGCTCGCGCAGCGGGTTGGGGCTCTTCACCCGGAGGCGGAAGGACAGGCGCTTGCCGTCCTTGGCGTAGATCCCGTCGGGACCCTTTGCGAACCCGGCCTTCTCCAAGCCGCCAGTGGCCTTGGCCACGTCCCGCTTGGCGTACTCCTGGCCGTGGGCCTCGTACTCGGGCTGGTTCGACATGAAGACGTGGTTGTCGAGGCGCTTGGCCTTGTCCGAGAAGGGCTTCATGAGCGTGTCGACGTAGCGGTCACGGTCGATCCCCCACGCCACGGCCTGGCGGACCTCCTTCATGGCCAGCAGCTCGTTCTTGAAGTTGAAGTCGAGATGCTCCCAGGTGGGCCCGAAGTTCAGCTCGTACTTGACGCCGGGGATCTCCTTCACCAGGTCGACCAGATCGGTCTGGGGCTGCGGGTAGATGAGCTGCACCTCGTTGTTGCGCAGCGCGTCGGGGTGGGTGGCAGGGTCGGGGATCTCGCGGAACACGATCGTGTCGAGATGGGGCTTGGGCCCCCACCACTTGTCGTTGCGCTCCAGCGTTATGGACTGACCCTTCACGTACTCCTTCAGCTTGTACGGCCCGGCCGAGACCAGCGGGTCCTTGTCGAAGCCCGTGTTCCACCCGTCGGGAAGCGTCTTGCCGATGTGGGCGGGAGGCATGGGGTCACCGAAGAGACCCTTGTACTCGACGTACGGCTCGTCGAAGGTCATGCGGAACGTCCTGTCGTCGACCTTCTCGAACTTGGTGACCTTGTCGAGACCGGCCGTGCTGGCGCAGTCGAGTCCGGACTCGTCCGCCCCTGTCTTGTCGTTCTTGGTCGTGGGCTCGCCCGGGTCGACCTTGTTGTTGCAGCTGAGGTAGTTCCATTCGAAGTCGTCCGGCGAGACCGGGACGCCGTCGCTCCACACCGCCTTCGGGTTGATCTTCCACTCGACGGTGAACGGGCTCTCGGAGGTCACCTCCGCCTCGCCCGCCAGCACGGCCGTCGGCTCGACGCTGAGGTCGGGCTTGGTGAGATAGGCGAAGGGCCACACGTGGCGCATGATGTGCCGGAGCTCGGCCAGGTTGTCCTTGGATGTCAGGTTGTTGAAGCCGGTGGGCTCCTGCTCGGCGGCATAGGCGATGGTGCCGCCCTCCTTCACCTTCGCCATGTCCGTGGTCTTGGCACCCGTCGTGTCCGTGCCGCCTGCGGTGTTGTCGTCGTCGCTGCCGCACGCGGCGGCGATCAGCGACATGGACAGGAGCATGCCGATCAACGCCATGCGGCGCTTTCCTCGAACCACCTGTGGGACCTCCTTTGTCGGTCCCGAAGGACCTCCTGCTGGGTGTTGCCCCCCGGTTACTGCAGGCGGATGGCGAGGATCGTCGTGGTGAAGGCGAAGACGACCGCCGTTGCGACGGTGATGCGGTCGAGATTGCGCTCCACGACCGTCGACCCTGCCGCTGCGCTTCCCATGGCACCACCGAACATGTCGGACAGGCCTCCGCCCCGTCCGCTGTGCAACAGGATCAATGCGATCAGCAGCACGGAGACGAGCAGATGGATTCCGACGACGACAGCGGTCAGCACGGGGATTCAGGGTAACAGACGTCGCGAATCATTCAGTGACAATGCGAGAGCGCACGATTCGTGCGAAATCGTCCGCGTCGAGGCTGGCGCCGCCGACCAGCGCCCCGTCGATGTCAGGCTGGGCCATCAGCTCGGCCGTGTTGGCGGGCTTCACCGACCCGCCGTACTGGATACGGATCGACGACGATGCCTCATCGGCGATGTCGCCGACCGTCGTCCGGATGAGGGCGCACATGGCCTGCGCGTCGTCGGCCGTGGCCGTGCGCCCCGTCCCGATCGCCCAGATGGGTTCGTAGGCGATGACCATGGCGGCGATCTGCTCCGCGCTCAGCCCTGCGAGCCCGGCCCGGACCTGACCGTCGACCTTGCCCTCGGCGCCGCCCGCCTCCCGTTCGTCGAGGGTCTCGCCCACGCACATGATCGGCGTCATACCGGCCGCGAACACCGCCTTGGCCTTCTTGTTCACCGTCTCGTCGGTCTCCCCGAACAGCTCGCGCCGCTCCGAGTGGCCGACGATGACATAGGAGACCTCGAGCTTGGCCAGCATCGACGGACTCACCTCACCGGTGAACGCGCCATGGTCCTCCCAGTAGCAGTTCTGGGCTCCCAGGGCGAGCTTCAGCTTGTCCGCGAGGATGACCGTCTGCACCGATCGGAGGGAGACGAAGGTGGGGTGCACCGACACGTCGACGGCGTCGTAGTCCTCGTCGCGCAGGGCATAGGAGAGCTTCTGCACCACCGCGATGGCATCGAGGTGGGTGTGGTGCATCTTCCAGTTGCCGCT
This window harbors:
- a CDS encoding ABC transporter substrate-binding protein; translated protein: MTTTPRRSVLGAWLLAAALAGSACSAGSSSSSTSSSSPARGAVPVPTTGAAPAHPRGGSARVGVWGEPDPDGSTLGAAAVRALVLPQLFVAGPDGTWMPSLVVPGSDKTGSDGRSAQLRLRAGAAWSDGSPITADDLRRSADSRFVAGVDGPGPDGVLTLRFTQSLPGWRRLWSATDVVTAPRPGVFGGPFVLRQYVPGLEAVLAANEGWYGGRPFLDEVRLVLVPDVVIARRLLATGELDVVMPPASTVRTRQLEALSGVSVSVAPPATASTASSARAGGWWVGLLLRPDRLGPVQRAAVVASVDRDTFVGTLLRDEAAVVRDFDSGDGERVWGRVVAGSSTALRGVTVDLVGELEEPMTATLERSMQKHAHPGGGRLELRNAEADRVERWVAEGSYQAAIVAQFDSPAPCWTCRWASVDEALARAADAGERGAVRSLEARLRDEALFLPLWRPTPVVAARNGLHGTQANPFALSGAWNSWEWWRDGANS
- a CDS encoding ABC transporter substrate-binding protein; the encoded protein is MRRILWVGLLAVVVLGPMARSRLGGDGGDGGGTLRIGVGPLGTLDPAQARSSEQALVADQLFDSLTAYDPRTLEPVPSLATRWETTPDQRRWTFHLRPGALFADGRTISATDVKYSFERVARRGSGSPGAELLQPVAGYGPFRNGAPDLAGVTAPSSDVVEIALEEPVAVLASVLASPLLSVVPRDAVEAAPPAAPFAEAPVGSGPFRVVSDRDGVLELRRSPRSSAGVRVVDIVRYADVRTAYTDFTRGRLDWARVPPDEVEDAARRYGDDAFRPYVAEVFYGFNLKSPKLADVRFRQAIVAGIDRRALVAAVYHGTAEPATGVVLDGVPGHESGGCRPCDYDPERAKALLAAAFPPASGPPPEVSLDFDADATQEAMARAVQASLADVGIRVALRATPAEEYDRHVLSGDQEVFRLGWIAAYPSPDAVLWPLFRSDSGNNLFGFADTHVDELLAAARSEGDRVRRAGLYREAEEAIMGDVPVIPVAQIQFQSVVSRRVRDLVVTSMGTFDASAVRLAGR
- a CDS encoding oligopeptide/dipeptide ABC transporter ATP-binding protein — encoded protein: MSAPVPAPVPASEETTPAAGQTSPAPVETPGTGAPIVRVRDLVKHFPVFAGELIRRRIGDIHAVCGVSFDLFPGETLGLVGESGSGKSTIARCILRLHEPTAGTVHFGDLDLLAQSPKQMRRLRRELQIVFQDPYASLDPRMTVDEIVAEPLKIHGLRSNVSAETRELLRLVGLNPEHGNRYPHEFSGGQRQRIGIARALALEPKVIVLDEPVSALDVSIQAGVVNLLEDLQERLGVSYLFVAHDLSVVRHISDRVAVMYLGKIMETGTRDDIYKRPSHPYTQALLSAVPLPDPVAERARVRIVLEGELPSTVDPPSGCRFRTRCWKAQEICASEEPALVDRGQGHPVACHFSEVEEVV
- a CDS encoding ABC transporter ATP-binding protein — its product is MSLPAETPRTEGAVPGSGAQPVLVVEDLNVTFATPDGPLHAVRGVSFTVDAEEIVGIVGESGSGKSVTMMAVMGLLPKTATVTGSVRFRGQEILGVAEKELRRHRGNHVAMVFQDPLTSLNPVFTVGNQIAEAIRVHHDVSAKEAASKAVALLELVGIANPAQRAHQYPHEFSGGMRQRAMIAMAISNDPDVLIADEPTTALDVTIQAQILEVLERAQTAARSAIVLITHDLGVVAGMADRVLVMYAGRAVELGAVDDVYLAPRHPYTLGLLESLPRLDAEGKERLTPITGAPPSLLHPPSGCPFHPRCRFVRPMCSEVVPELRFVGGLGQRSACHYAEELHDPQPASR
- a CDS encoding ABC transporter permease, whose protein sequence is MANIAPAPVGTPEPASSDQLVEFGVEAASQSRRVLRRFLRHKLAVASSIILLILVLASFFGGSIARYSYLDQSRTALSSPPSLDHWFGTDTIGHDTFAQVLRGARRSLMVAFLVAALSTTFGALVGALAGYYRGWIETLLMRLTDLFLTIPTIAVLLLVASRYRDDNGNWLALSFVIAGLAWMPLARVVRGIFLSLREREFVEAARALGATDRRIIVRHLVPNSLGPIIVNATLLIGVAIITETALSFLGFGIAKPDTSLGRLVAEGAVASRTRWWLFYLPGLYLVLISLCINFVGDGLRDAIDPQQKRIRA
- a CDS encoding ABC transporter permease is translated as MLAFTLRRLAVSIPVVIASSFIVFMLVATAGGDPLGDLKLRPGVSEATIRVREKQLGLDKPVLERYADWVTGVARGDLGRSSATNEEVRPLLWRRLGVTMRLVLFATIVAVLLAVAIGAVGAVKQYSKFDYTATFFSFVFFSMPVFWLAALLRDIGIRMNLALGRRLFFVVGEQTPDLGGSFLNVQADRLGHVLLPSLTLILISMASWSRFTRGSMLEVLNADYIRTARAKGLAGTRVLFRHALRNALIPVVTVVAIDFATILGGAVITETVFGWTGMGRLLVDALKVKDVNVVQAWLLVTAVLVVVFNLVADLLYGYLDPRTRRA
- a CDS encoding ABC transporter family substrate-binding protein; amino-acid sequence: MALIGMLLSMSLIAAACGSDDDNTAGGTDTTGAKTTDMAKVKEGGTIAYAAEQEPTGFNNLTSKDNLAELRHIMRHVWPFAYLTKPDLSVEPTAVLAGEAEVTSESPFTVEWKINPKAVWSDGVPVSPDDFEWNYLSCNNKVDPGEPTTKNDKTGADESGLDCASTAGLDKVTKFEKVDDRTFRMTFDEPYVEYKGLFGDPMPPAHIGKTLPDGWNTGFDKDPLVSAGPYKLKEYVKGQSITLERNDKWWGPKPHLDTIVFREIPDPATHPDALRNNEVQLIYPQPQTDLVDLVKEIPGVKYELNFGPTWEHLDFNFKNELLAMKEVRQAVAWGIDRDRYVDTLMKPFSDKAKRLDNHVFMSNQPEYEAHGQEYAKRDVAKATGGLEKAGFAKGPDGIYAKDGKRLSFRLRVKSPNPLREQMEELMQADLKEVGIEIKIANFGDPDTIGGIGSKGDFDLFIFAWVGTPYEVSGAQQEYESTSDSNFGKFSSPEVDAAIKKAATILDEGDRADQLNKVDELIWEGLASIPLFQKPVGLLAYSDKYANISDNTSTEGPFWNSLNWGFKAAAE
- the secG gene encoding preprotein translocase subunit SecG, giving the protein MLTAVVVGIHLLVSVLLIALILLHSGRGGGLSDMFGGAMGSAAAGSTVVERNLDRITVATAVVFAFTTTILAIRLQ
- the tpiA gene encoding triose-phosphate isomerase, coding for MSDRKPLISGNWKMHHTHLDAIAVVQKLSYALRDEDYDAVDVSVHPTFVSLRSVQTVILADKLKLALGAQNCYWEDHGAFTGEVSPSMLAKLEVSYVIVGHSERRELFGETDETVNKKAKAVFAAGMTPIMCVGETLDEREAGGAEGKVDGQVRAGLAGLSAEQIAAMVIAYEPIWAIGTGRTATADDAQAMCALIRTTVGDIADEASSSIRIQYGGSVKPANTAELMAQPDIDGALVGGASLDADDFARIVRSRIVTE